A window of the Hordeum vulgare subsp. vulgare chromosome 5H, MorexV3_pseudomolecules_assembly, whole genome shotgun sequence genome harbors these coding sequences:
- the LOC123398992 gene encoding homeobox-leucine zipper protein HOX4-like, giving the protein MKRPGGGNPSPLHQMASPSDMDYGVVGMEADGDAEEEMMACGGGGGGCGGGEKKRRLSAEQVRALERSFEVENKLEPERKARLARDLGLQPRQVAVWFQNRRARWKTKQLERDYNALRHSYDALRLDHDALRRDKEALLAEIKDLKGKLGDEEAAASFTSVKEEPAASDGPPPAGMGSSDSDSSGVLNDTDATGATPAEEAPAPEMGELLGGPGAAVAGHGQMFLQGNFLKVEEDETGFLDDEEPCGGFFADEPPLAWWTEPADPWK; this is encoded by the exons ATGAAGCGGCCCGGCGGCGGAAACCCCTCCCCCCTCCACCAGATGGCCAGTCCCAGTG ATATGGACTACGGCGTGGTCGGGATGGAGGCGGATGGGGACGCGGAGGAGGAGATGATggcgtgcggcggcggcggcggcggctgcgggggAGGGGAGAAGAAGCGGCGGCTGAGCGCGGAGCAGGTGCGCGCCCTGGAGCGGAGCTTCGAGGTGGAGAACAAGCTGGAGCCTGAGCGCAAGGCGCGGCTGGCGCGCGACCTCGGCCTGCAGCCGCGCCAGGTCGCCGTCTGGTTCCAGAACCGCCGGGCGCGCTGGAAGACCAAGCAGCTCGAGCGCGACTACAACGCGCTGCGCCACTCGTACGACGCCCTCCGCCTCGACCACGACGCGCTCCGCCGCGACAAGGAAGCCCTCCTCGCCGAG ATCAAGGATCTGAAGGGGAAGCTGggggacgaggaggccgcggcgagCTTCACGTCGGTGAAGGAGGAGCCGGCGGCGTCGGACGGCCCGCCGCCCGCGGGCATGGGGTCATCCGACAGCGACTCCAGCGGGGTGCTGAACGACACGGACGCGACGGGCGCCACGCCAGCAGAGGAGGCGCCGGCTCCGGAGATGGGGGAGCTGCTCGGCGGGCCCGGCGCGGCGGTGGCGGGGCACGGGCAGATGTTCCTGCAGGGGAATTTCCTCAAGGTGGAGGAGGACGAGACGGGGTTCCTGGACGACGAGGAGCCGTGCGGGGGCTTCTTCGCCGACGAGCCGCCGCTGGCGTGGTGGACCGAGCCCGCGGATCCCTGGAAATGA